A part of Gossypium hirsutum isolate 1008001.06 chromosome A07, Gossypium_hirsutum_v2.1, whole genome shotgun sequence genomic DNA contains:
- the LOC121231967 gene encoding uncharacterized protein, with protein MHPIKYGAHHHHHHHHHLQQQQFMEDDDASSSASIFFISNPHNHQQQPVFPYPSQQHNKQHENPVTHQLFHHQFQPFQHPEPVHHHSQQQQQPFLAVNFKLGLNENSGKKEAALPLNHQQNGATFLDGNEQQQQHSPFLPRCLPPQEDFPIKEPFWKPLNRCDDRQCSADGAKMIEGTKYNKVWQQPGQSTSERSRNLDSKYGLFGELEAIYGLGKRGEAAQAGSGSALTGENWPANVGPSMNLTKFQEHDVVGANGGGGNVVATGVDHGSEASIGKEASLRKVQKKKRKMKMKEQLSSMVVFFESLVKQVTDHQECLHKRFLQFIERMEKERSVKEESWRQQEAEKHNREAVARAHEQALASSREALIVSYLEKITGESINLPGKTPLQQPGNAMEPFNGVKVDNSIRWPIAEVEALIQVRCDLESKFREPGLKGPVWEQVSSLMSSFGYQRSAKKCKEKWENINKYFRKSKESGKKRSQQSKTCSYFDQLGQLYSRIPITCPTSPTPLINNDIEVQKQGDSDFLEAYLPERDLVTAQVNISGNLKDSEMNIPKLDFDGIVGENVAEGSKVKYNESHESELDGDDNDSDKGE; from the exons ATGCATCCCATCAAATATGGTGCCCATCATcaccaccatcatcatcatcatctacaaCAACAGCAATTCATGGAGGATGATGATGCTTCTTCATCCGCTTCAATTTTCTTCATTTCCAATCCTCATAATCACCAACAACAACCTGTTTTCCCTTACCCTTCTCAACAACATAATAAACAACATGAAAATCCAGTTACCCATCAGCTTTTCCACCATCAGTTTCAACCATTTCAACACCCAGAACCTGTTCATCATCATagtcaacaacaacaacaaccctTTTTGGCTGTTAATTTCAAGTTGGGTCTTAACGAAAACAGTGGGAAAAAAGAGGCTGCTTTACCTTTGAATCATCAGCAAAATGGTGCTACTTTTCTGGATGGAAATGAGCAACAGCAACAACATTCCCCTTTCTTGCCCCGTTGTTTGCCTCCTCAAGAAGATTTTCCCATCAAAGAACCCTTTTG GAAACCCTTAAACAGATGTGATGATAGGCAGTGTAGTGCAGATGGAGCTAAAATGATAGAGGGGACTAAGTACAACAAAGTTTGGCAACAACCTGGTCAATCTACAAGTGAGAGAAGCAGGAATTTGGATAGTAAATATGGACTGTTTGGTGAGCTTGAAGCAATTTATGGACTTGGAAAGCGTGGAGAAGCTGCTCAAGCTGGTTCAGGGTCTGCTCTCACAGGCGAGAATTGGCCTGCAAATGTTGGCCCTTCCATGAACTTAACTAAGTTTCAAGAGCATGACGTAGTAGGTGCCAATGGTGGGGGTGGTAATGTTGTTGCTACTGGGGTTGATCATGGATCCGAAGCTTCTATTGGGAAAGAAGCTTCATTAAGGAAGGTtcaaaagaagaagaggaagatgaAAATGAAGGAGCAATTGAGTTCAATGGTTGTGTTTTTCGAGAGCTTGGTGAAGCAAGTGACTGACCATCAAGAGTGTCTCCATAAAAGGTTCTTGCAATTTATTGAAAGAATGGAGAAAGAAAGGTCAGTGAAAGAAGAATCATGGAGGCAACAAGAGGCTGAAAAACACAATAGGGAAGCCGTTGCAAGGGCACATGAACAAGCTTTAGCTTCAAGTAGAGAAGCTCTTATAGTTTCCTATTTGGAGAAAATTACAGGTGAAAGCATCAATCTTCCTGGAAAGACTCCATTACAGCAACCTGGAAATGCAATGGAACCCTTCAATGGAGTGAAAGTTGATAACAGTATCAGGTGGCCTATAGCTGAAGTTGAGGCCTTGATTCAAGTGAGATGTGACTTAGAATCAAAGTTTCGAGAACCTGGATTAAAAGGACCTGTTTGGGAACAAGTGAGCTCTTTGATGTCTTCCTTTGGTTATCAAAGAAGTGCCAAAAAATGCAAAGAAAAGTGGGAAAACATCAACAAGTATTTCAGGAAAAGCAAAGAAAGTGGTAAGAAACGTTCTCAACAATCAAAAACATGCAGTTATTTTGATCAATTGGGTCAGCTTTACTCAAGAATACCCATTACTTGTCCCACTTCACCAACACCTTTGATTAACAATGACATTGAGGTACAAAAGCAAGGTGATTCAGACTTTTTAGAAGCCTATCTTCCTGAGAGAGACCTTGTCACTGCACAAGTAAACATTAGTGGGAACCTTAAAGATTCTGAAATGAACATCCCAAAATTGGATTTTGATGGCATAGTTGGTGAGAATGTAGCAGAAGGAAGCAAGGTAAAGTACAATGAAAGCCATGAAAGTGAACTAGATGGTGATGATAATGACAGTGATAAGGGAGAATGA
- the LOC107929886 gene encoding transcription factor MYB123 isoform X2: MGYKRGKVLFHFNGFKVEGERHMRDMGRSPSCSKEGLNKGAWTALEDKLLASYIKTHGEGKWSDLSKRAGLKRCGKSCRLRWLNYLRPDIKRGNISHDEEELIIRLHNLLGNRWSLIAGRLPGRTDNEIKNYWNTVLRKRAKAQASIGTPPSKSTQLPAAQQIDKLRDGQLKSTNNNQEMSGDIATVEAHNGTQMIDSLYSDGGGSDLLNEQLKESDVEFEENLMQPLAFDEAMFKNWTVNPCLNGKDAMDFDSLAFLLEMDEYGFYRNINFQT; encoded by the exons ATGGGCTATAAAAGGGGAAAGGTCCTCTTCCATTTTAATGGTTTTAAGGTAGAGGGAGAGAGACATATGAGAGATATGGGGAGGAGTCCATCTTGCTCCAAGGAAGGACTCAACAAAGGAGCTTGGACTGCATTGGAGGATAAATTACTTGCATCATATATTAAAACTCATGGGGAAGGCAAATGGAGCGACCTCTCCAAGAGAgctg GCTTGAAAAGATGTGGCAAAAGTTGCAGACTTAGATGGCTGAATTATCTTAGACCAGATATCAAAAGAGGCAACATCTCCCATGATGAAGAAGAACTCATTATCAGACTCCATAATCTTCTTGGAAACAG GTGGTCGTTAATAGCTGGAAGGTTACCGGGTCGTACAGATAATGAAATCAAGAACTACTGGAACACTGTTTTGAGAAAGAGAGCCAAAGCTCAAGCATCCATTGGAACTCCTCCAAGCAAATCT ACACAGCTACCTGCAGCTCAACAAATTGATAAGCTTCGAGATGGTCAGCTTAAGTCAACAAATAATAATCAAGAAATGAGTGGTGATATTGCAACAGTGGAAGCTCACAATGGAACCCAAATGATTGATTCGTTGTACAGTGATGGTGGCGGCTCAGATTTGTTAAATGAGCAGCTAAAGGAAAGCGATGTTGAATTTGAGGAGAACCTTATGCAGCCCTTAGCCTTTGATGAGGCAATGTTTAAGAATTGGACCGTAAATCCTTGTCTTAATGGCAAAGACGCCATGGATTTTGATTCTTTGGCCTTTTTGCTCGAGATGGATGAATATGGCTTTTATAGGAATATCAATTTCCAAACATAG
- the LOC107929886 gene encoding transcription factor MYB123 isoform X1 gives MGYKRGKVLFHFNGFKVEGERHMRDMGRSPSCSKEGLNKGAWTALEDKLLASYIKTHGEGKWSDLSKRAGLKRCGKSCRLRWLNYLRPDIKRGNISHDEEELIIRLHNLLGNRWSLIAGRLPGRTDNEIKNYWNTVLRKRAKAQASIGTPPSKSTQKMLSTESGVCEPLRSPRATKAKIKVILTKATRSSSKVRIPTQLPAAQQIDKLRDGQLKSTNNNQEMSGDIATVEAHNGTQMIDSLYSDGGGSDLLNEQLKESDVEFEENLMQPLAFDEAMFKNWTVNPCLNGKDAMDFDSLAFLLEMDEYGFYRNINFQT, from the exons ATGGGCTATAAAAGGGGAAAGGTCCTCTTCCATTTTAATGGTTTTAAGGTAGAGGGAGAGAGACATATGAGAGATATGGGGAGGAGTCCATCTTGCTCCAAGGAAGGACTCAACAAAGGAGCTTGGACTGCATTGGAGGATAAATTACTTGCATCATATATTAAAACTCATGGGGAAGGCAAATGGAGCGACCTCTCCAAGAGAgctg GCTTGAAAAGATGTGGCAAAAGTTGCAGACTTAGATGGCTGAATTATCTTAGACCAGATATCAAAAGAGGCAACATCTCCCATGATGAAGAAGAACTCATTATCAGACTCCATAATCTTCTTGGAAACAG GTGGTCGTTAATAGCTGGAAGGTTACCGGGTCGTACAGATAATGAAATCAAGAACTACTGGAACACTGTTTTGAGAAAGAGAGCCAAAGCTCAAGCATCCATTGGAACTCCTCCAAGCAAATCTACACAAAAAATGCTATCAACCGAGTCTGGAGTCTGCGAACCGTTGCGTTCACCCCGGGCTACGAAAGCCAAAATCAAAGTGATTCTAACTAAAGCCACTAGGTCCAGCAGCAAGGTCAGGATCCCAACACAGCTACCTGCAGCTCAACAAATTGATAAGCTTCGAGATGGTCAGCTTAAGTCAACAAATAATAATCAAGAAATGAGTGGTGATATTGCAACAGTGGAAGCTCACAATGGAACCCAAATGATTGATTCGTTGTACAGTGATGGTGGCGGCTCAGATTTGTTAAATGAGCAGCTAAAGGAAAGCGATGTTGAATTTGAGGAGAACCTTATGCAGCCCTTAGCCTTTGATGAGGCAATGTTTAAGAATTGGACCGTAAATCCTTGTCTTAATGGCAAAGACGCCATGGATTTTGATTCTTTGGCCTTTTTGCTCGAGATGGATGAATATGGCTTTTATAGGAATATCAATTTCCAAACATAG